A part of Hippea maritima DSM 10411 genomic DNA contains:
- a CDS encoding Trm112 family protein, with translation MIKKELLDIIACPKCKGDLKLDKDGKFLICERCKLKYPIEDDIPILIIDEAQPLDD, from the coding sequence ATGATAAAAAAAGAGCTACTTGACATAATAGCATGCCCCAAATGTAAAGGAGATTTAAAATTAGACAAAGATGGCAAGTTTCTAATCTGCGAAAGATGCAAGTTAAAATACCCTATAGAAGATGATATACCTATCTTGATTATTGATGAAGCACAACCATTGGATGATTAA